Proteins from a single region of Nitrospira sp.:
- the mgtE gene encoding magnesium transporter, whose product MLPTEQPVDPQSPDARLRASERDVLRDALRDQSDRGQTKSDIILLSVQRLLRRGAITNLSKMLGRMHPADAARVITHLSSPKEKREVFELVRGEAKRGQVLSELDGDSIQQVLADLLHSDIAWLLKDLGPDDVAYILGFLPEERGKDILALMKTEDSTEVADILKYPKDTAGGIMTTEFFSLPEDATAQEAIRRLQQATDAEMVFYIYVTDKDEHLVGVLSLRQLLTVPPATPLKNIMMRDVMSVAVDMDQEEVARQVASYNLLAIPVVEKDGKLAGIITVDDVVDVIREEATEDMLKMAGAIEEDSVSKSSSFGAAKLRLPWLFTNLVGSLLSGAILWYFRMTLQEVVAIVSFIPVIAAMGGNVGLQSSTLIIRGLATGVVELSDVRTVFFREVKVGLLMGLACGVMLTLVGWAWHQAFLGMVVGASLVIAFLVSTSMATIMPVVLKRMGVDPAVAAGPFVTTANDITGITIYLSLATLFLDHLR is encoded by the coding sequence ATGCTGCCTACTGAACAACCAGTCGATCCGCAATCACCCGATGCCCGCCTGCGGGCGTCCGAACGGGACGTGTTGCGGGATGCGCTCCGGGATCAGTCGGATCGCGGGCAGACGAAGTCGGATATCATTTTGCTGTCCGTGCAGCGCCTGTTGCGACGCGGGGCGATCACGAATCTGTCGAAGATGCTCGGCCGGATGCATCCGGCCGATGCCGCCAGAGTCATCACTCACCTGAGTTCTCCCAAAGAAAAGCGCGAAGTTTTTGAGCTCGTTCGCGGCGAAGCCAAGCGCGGACAGGTCTTGAGCGAGCTGGACGGCGATAGTATTCAGCAAGTCTTGGCCGACCTGCTGCACTCCGATATCGCCTGGCTTTTGAAAGATCTGGGGCCCGACGACGTCGCCTATATTCTGGGATTCCTCCCTGAAGAGCGGGGCAAAGACATTCTGGCCCTGATGAAGACGGAGGACTCGACGGAAGTCGCCGATATTCTCAAGTATCCCAAGGATACGGCCGGCGGCATCATGACCACGGAGTTCTTTTCGCTGCCGGAAGATGCGACGGCGCAGGAGGCCATTCGACGGCTGCAGCAGGCCACCGATGCCGAAATGGTGTTTTATATTTATGTGACCGACAAGGATGAACACCTCGTCGGAGTCCTCTCGCTACGCCAGCTCTTGACGGTTCCCCCGGCTACGCCGCTGAAAAATATCATGATGCGCGATGTTATGAGCGTGGCGGTCGATATGGACCAGGAAGAGGTGGCGCGCCAGGTGGCCAGTTACAACCTGCTGGCGATTCCTGTTGTCGAGAAGGACGGAAAGCTTGCGGGCATCATCACGGTCGATGACGTGGTGGACGTCATCCGTGAAGAGGCCACGGAAGATATGTTGAAAATGGCCGGCGCGATCGAGGAGGACTCGGTCTCGAAGTCGTCCAGTTTCGGCGCGGCAAAGTTGCGGCTGCCCTGGCTGTTCACCAATTTAGTCGGCAGTCTCTTGTCCGGTGCGATTCTCTGGTACTTCAGAATGACATTGCAAGAGGTGGTGGCGATCGTCAGCTTTATCCCGGTCATTGCGGCGATGGGCGGCAACGTGGGATTGCAGTCGTCGACATTAATTATTCGCGGACTGGCCACAGGGGTGGTCGAATTGTCGGACGTGCGCACGGTCTTTTTTCGCGAGGTCAAGGTTGGGCTCTTGATGGGCCTGGCTTGCGGCGTGATGTTGACCTTGGTCGGATGGGCCTGGCATCAGGCCTTTTTGGGCATGGTGGTCGGGGCGTCGCTGGTGATCGCCTTCCTGGTCTCGACGAGCATGGCGACGATCATGCCGGTCGTGCTGAAGCGCATGGGTGTTGATCCTGCCGTGGCGGCCGGTCCCTTCGTGACGACGGCCAACGATATTACAGGCATCACGATCTATCTCTCATTGGCCACGCTGTTTTTAGACCATCTGAGGTGA
- a CDS encoding DUF948 domain-containing protein — protein sequence MTIVEIAAILIAVAFAVLVGYLVPVLIQLRKTVAESEHLLARMNADMPPLVADLRSMSQNLNDLADQARGGVEHAAVLLHAVGEVGESVQQVHNVVRGSSGTLLTNVASVVAGFKAATQVVRERMKHEGEHHNGG from the coding sequence ATGACCATTGTAGAAATTGCCGCCATCCTAATCGCGGTCGCCTTTGCGGTGCTGGTGGGCTATCTCGTTCCGGTGTTGATTCAGCTTCGGAAAACCGTGGCGGAGTCTGAGCACCTGTTGGCTAGAATGAATGCGGACATGCCGCCTCTTGTCGCCGACCTGCGCAGCATGAGTCAGAATTTGAACGACCTGGCCGATCAGGCCCGCGGTGGTGTCGAACATGCGGCGGTGTTGCTGCATGCCGTGGGCGAAGTCGGCGAATCAGTGCAGCAGGTCCACAACGTGGTGCGCGGGTCGAGCGGCACGTTGCTGACGAACGTGGCGAGTGTGGTTGCGGGATTTAAGGCGGCGACGCAGGTCGTGCGCGAACGAATGAAACACGAAGGAGAACACCACAATGGCGGATGA
- a CDS encoding septum formation initiator family protein, producing the protein MIIKQNRGRVWLDWQRRMGTVAQVAGAGACVWLLIAFCFGNMGLPRYLAMREQVAQLDRDLLALRRDNGGLRGEIARLQHDPAKIEQLARERLGYVRKGETVYQLSPDPVKDRSLQEAP; encoded by the coding sequence ATGATCATTAAGCAGAATCGCGGACGGGTGTGGCTGGATTGGCAGCGCCGCATGGGCACCGTGGCCCAGGTGGCTGGCGCCGGTGCCTGCGTCTGGCTCCTGATCGCCTTTTGCTTCGGCAACATGGGGTTGCCTCGGTATCTGGCGATGCGCGAGCAGGTGGCACAGTTAGACCGGGATCTGCTCGCGTTGCGCCGGGACAACGGCGGGTTGCGCGGAGAAATCGCCCGGTTGCAACATGATCCGGCCAAGATCGAACAATTAGCTCGCGAACGATTGGGATATGTGCGCAAGGGGGAAACGGTGTATCAGTTGTCCCCTGACCCAGTGAAGGATCGATCGCTTCAGGAGGCCCCATGA
- a CDS encoding YtxH domain-containing protein — protein MADERGSSSGVLLAFLSGAALGAVAALLLAPQSGRESREQLRGYARRAEDNLRDLAGRAGESFEEVVDQGKEFVDSKKSVLREAFEAGREAMKRERDRMRGEEQG, from the coding sequence ATGGCGGATGAACGAGGATCTTCAAGCGGAGTGCTCCTGGCTTTTCTGAGCGGTGCCGCACTGGGTGCAGTGGCAGCTCTTCTGTTGGCGCCGCAGTCGGGACGTGAATCCCGCGAGCAGCTTCGGGGCTATGCACGTCGCGCCGAAGACAATCTGCGGGATTTGGCCGGCCGGGCCGGTGAGTCGTTCGAGGAAGTGGTCGATCAGGGCAAGGAGTTCGTCGACTCGAAAAAGTCGGTGCTGCGGGAGGCCTTCGAGGCCGGTCGTGAAGCGATGAAGCGTGAGCGTGACCGCATGCGTGGAGAGGAACAGGGCTGA
- the gatB gene encoding Asp-tRNA(Asn)/Glu-tRNA(Gln) amidotransferase subunit GatB: MIYEVVIGVEVHAQLRTKTKMFCGCGTTFGRSPNSQTCPVCLGLPGTLPVINRAAVEMAVRAGLALNCTIGANNQFDRKNYFYPDLPKGYQISQYESPICEHGWIEIAVGDNKKRVKIRRAHLEEDAGKNVHETGTSGSRVDLNRAGTPLLEIVTEPDMRSADEVVAYLKGLRDILMYLDVCDGNMDEGSFRCEPNLSLRPLGQKEFGTKVELKNINSFKFVKDAIEYEIKRQTKVLSEGGKIYQETRLWNLDRGETAVMRSKEEAHDYRYFPDPDLVPLKLDKEWIEGFRGSVPELPAARVARLVRDYGLPEYDAGVLTVSKGIADYFEASVKLFNQPKTVSNWVMGELTRELNLSGTDITASPVTPERLVDLLQLVEKGTISLKVAREIFPELYSSGKQPEQIVQEKGLTQVSDEGALDKIIDEVLTNNPAQVAQFKEGKQQVLGFLVGQVMKASGGKANPGKVNELLKKKFSS; the protein is encoded by the coding sequence ATGATCTACGAAGTTGTCATCGGGGTCGAGGTGCATGCGCAGTTGCGCACAAAGACCAAAATGTTCTGCGGATGCGGGACGACGTTCGGGCGTTCGCCGAACAGCCAAACCTGCCCGGTCTGTTTGGGCCTGCCCGGCACGTTGCCGGTTATCAATCGCGCTGCCGTGGAAATGGCCGTGCGGGCTGGGTTGGCACTGAATTGCACGATCGGGGCGAACAATCAATTTGACCGGAAGAACTACTTCTACCCCGATCTTCCCAAGGGCTACCAGATCTCGCAGTACGAATCGCCGATTTGCGAGCATGGGTGGATCGAGATCGCCGTCGGCGACAACAAGAAGCGCGTCAAGATCCGGCGGGCCCATCTGGAAGAAGATGCCGGGAAGAATGTGCACGAGACCGGCACCAGCGGCAGCCGGGTCGACTTGAATCGTGCCGGAACACCGCTGCTGGAGATCGTGACGGAGCCGGACATGCGGTCGGCCGACGAAGTCGTCGCCTATCTGAAGGGCTTGCGGGATATTCTGATGTATCTCGACGTGTGCGACGGCAACATGGATGAAGGCAGTTTTCGCTGCGAGCCGAATCTGTCGCTCCGTCCGCTGGGTCAGAAAGAATTCGGCACGAAGGTCGAGCTGAAGAACATCAATTCCTTCAAGTTCGTGAAGGATGCGATCGAATACGAGATCAAGCGGCAGACTAAGGTGTTGAGCGAGGGCGGGAAGATTTATCAGGAGACGCGCCTCTGGAATCTCGATCGCGGTGAGACGGCGGTGATGCGTTCGAAAGAAGAGGCGCACGACTATCGCTATTTCCCCGATCCGGATCTGGTGCCGTTGAAGCTCGATAAGGAATGGATTGAGGGATTCCGCGGCAGCGTGCCGGAGTTGCCGGCCGCTCGCGTAGCTCGATTGGTGCGCGACTATGGGTTGCCCGAGTACGATGCGGGCGTGCTGACCGTGTCCAAAGGCATCGCGGATTACTTCGAAGCCAGTGTAAAGCTGTTCAATCAGCCCAAGACCGTCAGTAACTGGGTGATGGGGGAGCTGACGCGGGAGTTGAACCTCTCGGGGACCGATATCACGGCGTCACCGGTGACGCCTGAACGGTTGGTCGATCTGTTGCAACTGGTCGAGAAGGGGACGATCAGTTTGAAGGTGGCCCGCGAGATTTTCCCCGAGCTCTATAGTAGCGGAAAGCAGCCGGAGCAGATCGTCCAAGAAAAGGGGCTGACCCAAGTCTCCGACGAAGGCGCGCTCGATAAGATCATCGACGAAGTGCTGACGAACAATCCGGCACAGGTGGCGCAGTTCAAGGAAGGGAAGCAGCAGGTGCTGGGTTTCCTGGTCGGGCAGGTGATGAAGGCCAGCGGCGGCAAAGCGAATCCCGGCAAGGTGAATGAGTTGTTGAAGAAGAAGTTCAGCAGTTAG
- the glgA gene encoding glycogen synthase GlgA — MARSHHIDSLNIVMAASEAVPYVKTGGLADVAGALPVELAKLGHTVTLIVPRYRSFQTGGRSLREIGTIRVRTAKGFIDAMLEEDVIPVGVAERSVRVVAVRYDPYFDRAGLYQGPDGDFSDNLARFAFFSRAIVEVLAYLRSSCGEPISVLHLHDWQTALAAVYLKTTERDRALVGDVRTLLTLHNVGYQGVFPGSQFSETGLPADLFTPAGLEFYGSVNLLKGGILFADKVSTVSPTYAKEIMGSDGGFGLEGVLAGRRDGVVGIINGIDVGSWDPETDSHLAANYSRTDLSGKAVCKKALQHELGLPNRDVPLIGVIGRLTSQKGFDLLAEIIPELMAVGVQVAILGTGDRILEDRFQSERERYPQQIGVSLKFDEGRAHRIEAGADMLVMPSRYEPCGLTQLYSLRYGTIPIVRKTGGLADTVIPYRPSTALAGDATGFQFEGVSADSLLATILLALKVYADREAWTSIQQAGMGVDCSWECSAKRYVEEYGKLRGER, encoded by the coding sequence ATGGCGAGATCTCACCACATCGATTCACTGAACATTGTGATGGCCGCATCAGAGGCGGTTCCCTACGTCAAGACCGGCGGGCTGGCCGATGTCGCCGGTGCGCTTCCAGTGGAGCTTGCCAAGCTGGGGCATACGGTGACCTTGATTGTGCCCCGCTATCGCAGTTTTCAGACGGGTGGAAGGTCGCTGCGGGAGATTGGGACGATTCGTGTCAGGACTGCCAAGGGGTTTATCGATGCGATGCTTGAAGAAGATGTGATTCCTGTCGGGGTGGCGGAACGATCGGTTCGAGTGGTGGCGGTTCGATATGATCCCTATTTTGACCGGGCTGGGTTGTATCAAGGGCCAGACGGGGATTTCAGTGACAATCTCGCTCGGTTCGCCTTTTTCAGCCGCGCGATCGTTGAAGTGTTGGCATATCTCCGGAGCAGTTGCGGTGAGCCGATCTCTGTCTTGCATTTGCACGATTGGCAGACGGCCCTTGCGGCTGTTTATCTGAAAACCACGGAGCGTGATCGGGCACTCGTCGGCGATGTCAGGACGCTGTTGACGCTTCACAATGTGGGGTATCAAGGTGTCTTCCCCGGTTCCCAATTTTCTGAGACGGGCCTGCCAGCAGATCTGTTTACTCCTGCCGGGTTGGAGTTTTATGGATCAGTGAACCTGCTTAAGGGAGGTATTCTCTTTGCGGACAAGGTGTCGACCGTGAGCCCGACTTACGCAAAAGAAATCATGGGCTCAGATGGCGGGTTTGGTTTGGAGGGTGTGTTGGCTGGTCGTCGGGATGGTGTGGTCGGGATTATCAATGGCATTGATGTTGGTTCCTGGGATCCTGAGACGGATAGCCACCTCGCGGCTAACTATTCACGGACGGACCTATCAGGCAAAGCAGTTTGCAAGAAGGCGCTTCAGCACGAACTGGGCTTGCCGAATCGTGATGTTCCGCTCATTGGAGTCATCGGACGGTTGACGTCACAGAAGGGGTTTGATCTGCTGGCGGAGATTATTCCGGAGTTGATGGCGGTGGGCGTTCAGGTGGCGATTTTGGGTACGGGGGATCGGATTCTTGAAGATCGATTTCAATCGGAAAGGGAGCGGTATCCACAGCAAATCGGTGTGTCTCTGAAATTCGATGAGGGGCGGGCGCATCGAATTGAAGCCGGTGCGGATATGCTGGTCATGCCGTCGCGGTATGAGCCCTGCGGACTGACTCAGCTCTATAGCCTGCGGTACGGCACGATTCCAATTGTGCGAAAGACGGGGGGGTTGGCAGACACGGTTATTCCATACCGGCCCTCTACGGCACTGGCCGGAGATGCGACGGGATTCCAGTTTGAAGGAGTTTCAGCGGACTCTCTGCTGGCGACAATCCTGCTGGCCTTGAAGGTCTATGCAGACCGGGAGGCGTGGACGTCAATTCAGCAGGCTGGCATGGGGGTGGATTGTTCCTGGGAATGTTCGGCTAAGCGATATGTAGAAGAGTATGGGAAATTACGAGGGGAGAGATAG
- the recO gene encoding DNA repair protein RecO, protein MPLVKTSAIILKSRRWGEADRIVTFYSKEFGKIRGVARGARRFKSHFGATLEPFTRCHLDLFEKPGDSLYRISHVDLIESFQPLREELVLMACAARMVNVVGAVTPDGDPDARLFETLGQGLGSLKGSRDPVLVALLFQIRLLGLTGFRPQTDYCATCGKSGVTGEPQFSPLAGGFVCLSCATRQMVRCIVMSRGSLSFLQQAIRLTPELVTRLTATGQVRAEVERAIEGYVTVVAGRRLPPVDFLASMSSV, encoded by the coding sequence ATGCCTCTCGTAAAAACCTCTGCGATTATCCTCAAAAGCCGTCGGTGGGGTGAAGCCGACCGGATTGTGACTTTCTATTCGAAGGAGTTCGGGAAAATCCGTGGCGTGGCGCGCGGTGCCCGGCGATTCAAGAGCCACTTCGGAGCCACGCTTGAGCCCTTTACCCGCTGTCATCTGGATTTGTTCGAGAAACCGGGCGATTCGCTCTATCGGATTTCTCATGTCGATCTGATCGAATCCTTTCAGCCGCTTCGGGAAGAATTGGTGTTGATGGCCTGTGCGGCCCGGATGGTCAATGTGGTGGGGGCGGTCACGCCGGACGGCGATCCGGATGCCAGACTCTTCGAGACCTTAGGTCAGGGGTTGGGGTCTCTCAAGGGGAGTCGAGATCCGGTCTTGGTGGCGTTGCTGTTTCAGATTCGTTTGCTGGGGCTGACGGGGTTTCGTCCGCAAACCGATTACTGTGCGACCTGTGGGAAGTCCGGTGTGACGGGGGAGCCGCAGTTCTCGCCGTTGGCCGGCGGATTTGTCTGTCTCTCCTGTGCGACGCGGCAGATGGTCCGGTGTATCGTGATGTCACGCGGGAGCCTGTCGTTTCTGCAACAAGCTATTCGACTGACTCCCGAGCTGGTCACGCGGCTGACGGCGACCGGCCAGGTGCGGGCTGAGGTGGAGCGGGCGATTGAAGGCTATGTGACGGTCGTGGCTGGTCGGCGGTTGCCGCCGGTCGATTTCTTGGCGTCGATGTCTTCGGTCTGA
- the eno gene encoding phosphopyruvate hydratase, translating into MSAIREIKGRQIVDSRGNPTVEAEVMLESGAIGRAAVPSGASTGEKEAIELRDGDKKRWMGKGVSKAVANITKVIAPELLGCEALDQANIDHAMIALDGTKTKGKLGANAILGVSLAVAKAAANETGQPLYRYLGGTNARILPVPLMNIINGGAHADNRLDLQEFMIMPVGAKTFSDALRMATEVFHTLKALLKKKGLNTAVGDEGGFAPDLQSNEEALSLISQAIEDAGYKTGRDIALALDCAASELYQKGRYILEAEKNPERSSEEMVSYYGKLLDRYPILSIEDGLSELDWKGWKMLTEKLGKRVQLVGDDIFVTNVEIFAKGIKEGIGNSILIKLNQIGTLTETLDAIELAKRSGYTAIISHRSGETEDTTIADVAVAMNTGLIKTGSLSRTDRIAKYNQLLRIEEELGSAAVYLGRDAVPGRS; encoded by the coding sequence ATGAGCGCGATTAGAGAGATTAAGGGCAGGCAGATTGTCGATTCCCGCGGCAACCCGACGGTGGAAGCGGAAGTGATGCTGGAGAGCGGCGCGATCGGCCGGGCAGCGGTGCCGTCGGGCGCCTCCACCGGCGAGAAGGAAGCGATCGAGCTGCGGGATGGCGACAAGAAGCGTTGGATGGGCAAGGGTGTCTCCAAGGCGGTGGCCAATATCACGAAAGTGATCGCGCCGGAACTGCTCGGTTGCGAGGCGCTCGATCAGGCCAATATCGACCACGCCATGATCGCGTTGGACGGAACAAAGACCAAAGGCAAGTTGGGCGCCAACGCGATTCTCGGCGTCTCGCTGGCGGTGGCGAAGGCGGCGGCGAATGAAACCGGGCAGCCGCTCTATCGGTATCTTGGCGGCACGAACGCGCGGATTTTGCCGGTGCCCTTGATGAATATCATCAACGGCGGCGCGCATGCCGACAACCGTCTGGATCTCCAAGAGTTTATGATCATGCCGGTGGGAGCCAAGACGTTCAGCGATGCGCTGCGCATGGCGACGGAAGTATTTCACACGCTCAAAGCCTTGTTGAAGAAGAAGGGCCTCAATACGGCGGTCGGGGATGAGGGTGGATTTGCGCCGGACTTGCAGTCGAATGAAGAGGCGCTCAGCCTCATCTCGCAAGCGATTGAAGATGCCGGGTACAAGACCGGCCGAGATATTGCGTTGGCGTTGGATTGTGCCGCGAGCGAACTCTATCAAAAGGGCCGCTACATTCTCGAGGCAGAAAAGAACCCGGAGCGGTCTTCCGAGGAGATGGTTTCGTATTACGGCAAGTTGCTGGACCGGTACCCGATCCTTTCGATTGAAGATGGGTTGAGCGAGTTGGATTGGAAGGGCTGGAAGATGCTCACGGAGAAGCTGGGCAAGCGGGTGCAGCTGGTCGGCGATGATATTTTCGTGACCAACGTGGAGATCTTTGCCAAGGGGATCAAGGAAGGCATCGGGAATTCGATCCTGATCAAGTTGAATCAGATCGGGACCTTGACTGAGACGCTGGATGCGATCGAGCTGGCGAAGCGGTCCGGCTATACGGCGATCATTTCGCACCGGTCCGGTGAAACCGAAGATACGACGATCGCGGATGTGGCGGTGGCCATGAACACCGGCTTGATCAAGACCGGTTCGTTGTCACGGACCGACCGGATTGCAAAATACAACCAGCTGTTGCGCATCGAGGAAGAGCTGGGAAGCGCAGCGGTGTATCTTGGCCGGGATGCAGTACCCGGTCGATCCTAA
- the era gene encoding GTPase Era has protein sequence MKFGTVAIIGRSNVGKSTLLNRLLGEKVAIVSNKPQTTRTRILGVAHVPGAQIAFLDTPGLHKPDHLLNRRMVRTTVEALDDADLLYVLMESLHLPGPGDLAAITHVKTAMAKHARPVILVVTKVDAVNKIKLLPVLEAYGRLFPWTEVVPVSAEDGDNIDRLLEVTVAHLPEGEGVYSEDMLTDQSMRTLAAELIREKILAVTEQEVPYSVAVEIEEFVEESKITRIRATILVERDTQKGIVIGKHGERLKLISTQARQDMERVFDMKVFLEVWVKVREDWREDERTLMELGY, from the coding sequence ATGAAATTCGGGACGGTAGCGATCATCGGCCGCTCCAATGTGGGGAAGTCCACATTGCTGAACCGATTGCTCGGAGAGAAAGTCGCGATTGTATCGAATAAGCCGCAGACGACCCGGACTCGTATTCTCGGCGTGGCGCATGTGCCGGGCGCGCAGATTGCGTTTTTGGATACGCCGGGGTTGCATAAGCCGGATCACTTGTTGAACCGGCGGATGGTGCGGACGACGGTGGAAGCGCTGGATGATGCCGATCTGCTCTATGTGCTGATGGAGTCTCTGCATCTGCCCGGGCCCGGCGATCTGGCGGCGATCACCCACGTAAAGACGGCGATGGCGAAGCATGCCCGCCCTGTCATTCTGGTGGTGACGAAGGTTGATGCGGTGAACAAGATCAAGTTGCTGCCGGTGCTGGAGGCCTACGGAAGGCTGTTCCCCTGGACCGAGGTGGTGCCGGTGTCCGCGGAGGACGGGGACAACATCGATCGCCTGCTGGAGGTGACGGTCGCTCATTTGCCCGAGGGCGAAGGGGTGTATAGCGAGGACATGCTCACGGACCAGTCGATGCGCACGCTGGCGGCGGAATTGATTCGCGAGAAAATTCTCGCCGTGACGGAGCAGGAAGTGCCCTATTCCGTCGCGGTCGAAATCGAAGAGTTCGTCGAAGAAAGTAAGATTACGAGGATCCGGGCCACGATTCTCGTCGAACGGGACACGCAGAAAGGGATCGTGATCGGCAAGCATGGCGAACGGTTGAAACTGATCAGTACCCAGGCGCGGCAGGATATGGAGCGCGTGTTCGACATGAAAGTGTTTTTGGAGGTGTGGGTCAAGGTACGGGAAGACTGGCGCGAAGACGAGCGCACGCTCATGGAGCTCGGCTACTAG
- a CDS encoding DUF971 domain-containing protein, producing the protein MAAALVPIDMQWLEKGVLGIEWSDGHKGIYPVRALRLQCPCAACVDEWTGVRRLKPDDVPMFIMAQDIQPVGRYALQFSWSDGHDSGIYSYGLLRQLCQCDVCVPVKPTEQKSRRLL; encoded by the coding sequence ATGGCCGCGGCATTGGTTCCCATCGACATGCAATGGTTGGAGAAGGGTGTGTTGGGCATCGAGTGGAGCGATGGCCACAAGGGAATCTATCCCGTTCGTGCGCTGAGGCTGCAATGTCCTTGTGCGGCCTGCGTCGATGAGTGGACGGGTGTGCGCCGATTGAAGCCTGATGATGTGCCGATGTTTATTATGGCGCAGGACATTCAGCCGGTCGGGCGGTATGCGCTTCAATTTTCCTGGAGCGATGGGCATGATAGTGGAATTTATTCTTACGGGCTTCTGCGGCAGCTGTGCCAATGCGATGTGTGTGTGCCGGTGAAGCCAACCGAGCAGAAGAGTCGGCGGCTTCTATGA
- a CDS encoding LuxR C-terminal-related transcriptional regulator produces the protein MTESTQHADQSDGLADQRAGSGIVVLTAAMQLLHMNRQATELAKKINAAEQAGSAARSAHGVLPTALTELCGEIIKALHVRTEAKDWEQFELKRVSGDPSQPILLRGFGLPDRAGVEHARLVVTMEELGRRQNLNTDHAREKFQLTNREQAVVEHLAKGWTNKEIANALLITEQTVKEHIKHIMRKTTATTRTGILVQIFNS, from the coding sequence ATGACTGAATCAACTCAGCACGCCGATCAATCAGATGGCCTTGCCGACCAACGTGCCGGTTCAGGAATTGTTGTGTTAACGGCCGCTATGCAACTGCTCCACATGAATCGTCAGGCAACGGAGCTGGCTAAAAAAATCAATGCCGCGGAACAGGCAGGATCGGCTGCTCGATCGGCCCACGGCGTTTTGCCCACGGCCCTCACTGAGCTCTGCGGGGAAATTATCAAGGCGCTCCATGTTCGGACCGAAGCAAAAGATTGGGAGCAATTTGAACTAAAACGAGTGAGCGGGGATCCGAGCCAACCCATTTTGCTTCGCGGATTTGGCCTACCTGATCGTGCCGGGGTGGAGCATGCTCGCCTGGTGGTCACCATGGAAGAGCTCGGAAGAAGGCAGAACCTCAATACCGACCATGCCCGCGAAAAATTCCAGCTCACGAATCGTGAACAAGCCGTAGTGGAACATTTGGCCAAAGGATGGACCAATAAAGAGATCGCAAATGCTCTCCTCATTACAGAGCAAACAGTTAAAGAGCACATCAAACACATTATGCGAAAGACGACAGCGACAACCCGCACAGGCATTCTAGTCCAGATCTTCAACTCATAA